Below is a window of Mus caroli chromosome 2, CAROLI_EIJ_v1.1, whole genome shotgun sequence DNA.
GACCTAGTAAGGAAAAAGCAACCTTCTTAGTTCTAGAGCCCCACAGGGGTGATGTGAAAGTATAAAACCTTCTGCAAATAGTTAATGACTGCCATTAAGCTTTTCAAAGGCAGATAGGATATAATGACCTGTAGGTTAATTCTTTTTTTGCAAAGACCTGGGATATAACAGAGCTGGGTGTTGGGTAGGAATCCTCCTTTCTAGATGGAGGTCAGATGCTCAGGGATTTGGCTAGGATGAAGGTTTGGGATGCACAAGCACTTTGCAGCTGAGGCTGAGTTGCCTGGGAGCACAGGGCTGGCAGGTTACTGTGAGCTGCCCCTCATAGTGAAGGTTGGGCTGTGTCCTGATTCACCTCCCTGTGgaatctggaggctgaggcagttgGCCCAGTGTCTCCCCTAAGCCTAGGACTCAGAAGCCTCACAGCCTACCCAGGAATAGACAAATGTGGAGTAGAGTGAGTGTGTGGAATCTCAGACCTTCAATCTTGGGGGCATTGTAGCATCCTTTCTCCACTCCCTGGATGCAGTACTGCAGTCTGCATATTCACAATTCTCCAGGCAAGAAAACACGCTGAACCTATAAGAAAGTCAGAAACATTGGCCCCACCCCACCAGGTTCCTGTTTAAAATTCGAAGTTTTGACTGTAACCAAATTTAGCTGTGCCTAGAAATCTAAAATCTAGACATTCTCGAGAGTCAGTCTACCACAATTAAAGGCCACAGGGTGACTTTGCAACTCTGCCTTGATTCTCAAGACTTCTGCCCACGCTTGGTCAGAAAACTAAGATGCTGTATTCCTGGTGACTCTGTCCTCTATTTCTAACcaggaaaaaggtcaaggaacTAACAAAGTAACAAGTGGCCCATTCTTGAAATATGCTTCGTCCATTCATCATTAATTTCAACATGTTCTGTGGCTGTTTTTCTTTACCCTACTTCCAGAATTGGAGAAAAAAGATGACATGCCTTAATTTGTATGTATAAAATGGCACTACTGTGAAATTGTGCACTTTAAGCTTATACAGCTTAACAGATTTTTTATTAGAAGTTACCTAAACAATTACTAAAGttacagagattaaaaaaaaaagtttcacttCATTACAGATAAATTATCTAAAGCAAAACTGAGCAAAACTAAAACCCTTATGCCAGAAACTTTCATCACCATTAAATTTAGAAAACTTAACCTGGAGACCAAAAAGAACTCTCCACACTCACTGGATAGAGGAGCACAAGGTGACTTGTGCAAATGGTTCCCCAGTCTGGGGATCTTTGAAATGTCCCCAGATAGCTACTCATCAGTTCTCACTAGCCGTAAAAGGGCTGCTTACgttttataaatgtattcattGTCTAGCTTGCTGGGCCTGAGGATGGCATTCACagcgtttaaaaaaaaaagtttccattaAGCCAGGGCACCCCACATAaacaccaaataaaaaaaaaaaaaaaaaaaaaaaaaaaaaaacctaaattttAACATACAGAGGTCCACCATGATACTGTGGCACTAAATGGCAAGGAAATATCCTTGCTTTGTATCTGAACTGGGATTTATATTGCTACCACATAATGCATTACTTTCTCATCTGCACAAACTCATCTAAAAATCAAATCTATatgctttttaataaaattatggaCCCAGATTCATTTTTAGAAGCATTACTGTTCAGTGCAGCTAATAAAGCAAGCCTATGTAAGATATTTGTATTGGGTGAACAGAATTGAGTCTCTGATTTGCTTTAAATTGAAAGTAAACAGCTACTAGCAGAATGGAGTTTGAACGCATTTGTGTTAACTATTTGTCCTGACCTTTAGATTGTAGTTCTAAGCAAAGCCTTAAATAGGACAACTGGGTTACACTCTTACCCTTGCGTTTACAAAACATCCTTCTTGTGTCCTTCAAATTTGCACGCACTCCCATACTTTAATTTGCATTCTAATGAAGATTACAGGGAAGTACCTGCAATCCCTGCTGTTACCCTCTGCAACTTTCATTCTGCATTTTGGTTTCTATTCCTCCACTAGAAAAGATGCTAGACCCCAAAATGTACTGCAAAATGTCACATCTGCAGAGTTAGCATTTCTGAAACCCGGTTTTGCTATGGCCTCTGCTAAACTTTGAGAGGGCTTTGTTCCacccagcccctgctccagttctcCCTCTTGGCTGTGGAGACACTTATCCTCCTCTTCAGTTAATGAGTTTCACCTAGTCTAGCcgtttgtatttttataaaggaTCTGTGAAGCACCAActgcaaaagaaggaaaaggcttTTGCTTTGCATTAATCAGAAAGTGGAATTCTATAgtaaaaaacatttcttttaatgtttcaGGAATCGAACCTTTTCCTATCAGGACGTGCTCAGTAAGTCTCTGGGTGTAGAATGTTAAGCCCTCCGCAGCAATTACCtcaagcttgtttttttttttttttttttttttttttcctacttaagAAATGCTGAATGGAAAAAGATATGGCTACAGTACATATACTTTCAGAAAATAGCAAATGAAAAAAGATTGTTTGCTTCTGGTGACATTATTTCCAATAGAGTTCATTTAATTTAAAGGATTCTTTGTCTGGAAATAagctacgtgtgtgtgtgtgtgtgtgtagaactgtTATAGGTTTATTTTTCTTAGGGCATCATTTCATGCCCATGGACTATAAAGCTATTGTTTTTGTAAGTGAtggcctgtttaaaaaaaaaaatattgcaaatGGTGTGAATTTCTAGAGGTAGTGTAATCAAACAGATGAAAACAAAGCACTTTGAACTACAGCACATCAGTAATAGCTTTACCAGTAAAGATTAATACTGATTTCTGAAGTCAATCTACTACATAATGCAAAAACTCAACCTGGGAGACTTTTCTGTGTTTATCGCACCATTTTTAGACTATTTTGTCTACTGAGATtttattaaatgcttttaaaattaaatctcatTCTCCAAAAATGCACAACGGTGGTTTGATAAAAGACAAATCTCTTTGCCTCATGGCCCCTCCCTTTTCTTGCCTTGAAAGGAACTGGAGTTAATttagagtgagaaagagagagagaatttactttataaaatacattttggagAAAGTGCAAGTTTGACTTCTATGTACCTTTCTATGCAGTCCCTTTGAACTTTCCAGAAAAATGTTCAAACCATGAGAGGAAATAGTGTTTCACACTCAGATTTGTTCTAAAACATAGAAATTTAGAAGAGGTTTGGTATCTCTGGTGACCATCTGTTTTGATTCTTTGAAAGCATGTTTTGCGCATATTATTTCTTAAACTTCCATTAGTCCTATAAGTTCACACTATTCAGTCGGTTCTATTTCCTCCAATATGACTATTTTAATGATTAAAGAGCTGTGTTGCCACACTGgccaaaggaaaaaaggaaaaaatccctacaacacttaaaaagaaatgacCTCTTGACTTTTAGAAAAAGTACTTAAGGccttttaaagttatatttaaatattcatttgaaaTGCTGAAAATATTAATTGGCATAATAaagagtaaatatatttatttatacaataaaaCACCGATAAAATTGGTGCAACTACTACGTTCTAAATATGATGGAAACGTATAATTATCTTACTTTTTCTGTATAGTATGATAACAATTCAATAAATcacctttattctttttaacttGCTTTGAAGTAGATTGGTGGTAATAGTGTCAGTTTTACTTGTTTTTTCTAGTACTTTGTCAAGGAGACCAAATTCaagtaaaaatactttaaagaaaataaataccatGTTTATAGAATAAAAGGGTATGTTTTATCAGCTGATTTGGAAAGGCCAGATTCTATATaaatgagctccaggccagccagggctatacagagaagccctgtctagaaaaaccaaaaaaaaaaaaaaaagagctgcatCTTGGGTTGGGGTCGGGATGGGGGTTGTACTCTTCTAGGATAATATACAATTACTTGGTTGCCtaataatgaacaaaatattttaaaatcagcattTAAGTGTAAAAACGGTAACAATCCGTATACTTAGTGTTTCGattctttttattccatttctcTATTTTACCCAAATGGCAGTTACTCCTCAGCAATCACGTTGCTGTGTATATGATCCACTTTGGGCTACAATTCAATTTACTTTCAATCAAGCATTAACGAAATTGCACTTAGGGGAGGGGCTTTGCAAATTAATCTCCCAAAATAAATTCCACTTCAAGGATTCATCGTGAAAAGCTGGTTGATTTATAGAGATACAAACACCAACAAAGTTTCCGACTTCTAAAACTCTGAGAGCTTTGGTTAGGAACGTGGTGAATGCGTATTCCGTCAGTCAGTTCTTCCGCATAACTTAGGAACTTCTGAAAGAAGGGAAATCACCACTTCAGAGTGTGGTGTCACATTATTCGGTCCGGGGCTGTTGCCTTCTCCCACCCCCAGTAAAGAGGTTCAGAGCAGCCTGACCCTCTCCGTGACTCATTCGTTCTTATCTCCATGCACTAAAGGGTCAGCTTCTGTACATTTCCCCCATCCGTTCTTGCAGTTTCTTGGCGGATCCTGCGAGTCGCAGGCAGACCCTCGGGGCTCATCACCACGTTCTGCCATAGAGCAGGTTGGCGCCGAGCACGCCTCCGCCGTAGTCCCCGGTGGCCGCGTCCAGGGCCGCTAAGCCGCCCCCGGGACCATGCAGAGCGGGCGGGCTGGGCGACAGCTCCTCGAGCTCTGGCGCGGGCGTCGGGGCTTGCGGCTGCTGGCCAGGCGTCGGGGTGCCCGCGCCGTTCTGGCACGGCTTGCCGTCCTTCACCAGCACCGGTACCGCCACGCGGCGCGGCGAcggcggcggcggaggcggcgGGGGGCCCAGGCCGCCCTCCTGTTGCAGCTGCTGCGCCGCCTTGTCCTTGGCCTGCCTCTTCATCTTGTAGCGATGGTTCTGGAACCAGATCTTGACCTGCGTGGGCGTCAGGTGGATCATGCTGGCCAGGTGCTCGCGCTCGGGCGCCGACAGGTACTTCTGCTGCTTGAAGCGCCGCTCCAGCTCGTAGACCTGCGCTTGCGAGAAGAGCACTCGGCGCTTCCTTCGCGGCGCGGCCGCGTGTAGCGGCGCCAGCGACTTGGCGGCGTCCGCGATGCCGGTCAGCGAACCCATGCCGGCCACGTTCACGCCCGCCGACGGCCCCATGAACCTGGAGACTGGGGAGGGGGCCCAAGAAGGACGGCCGGTGAGCGCCGGGCCTGCGAGAACCGTTCCCGCCGACGCCCCGCTCGCTTTAAGTGACGGCACGGGGCCCCCGACTGGGTCGCGCCGCCCCACGAGCGCCGCGGCCCGAGCCCCGCTCCCTCCGCGCGCCCGGGGGCCCGGCGACCCCCGTGCGCCCCAGGGGGCTCCCGAGAAACCCCGCGCGTCCCGGGCCGCCCCGCGCGTCCCCAGCCTGGCCCCAGAACCCCTCACGAGCCCGAGGCCGCGTGCCAGGACCCCCCGCGCGTCGACCCTCGGGCGCCGCTGACCAGGACGCCAGCACCCTCGCGCCCCGGCTGTGGCGGGAAAAGCCCGCGCCGCCAGCCCGCCCTCAGTCCCGCGCGTCTGGCCCCGCTCACTTGACGAGTAGCGCGGGTCCGTGTTGGCGCCGTACCAGCCGGTGGCTGCGGCCGCCGCGCCGCCCCGCATGCCGTCCGTGTAGGCGGGCAGCTCACCCATGTTGCCCAGGCCGCCGTTGCAGTAGCTGCCCATGGCGCTGTGCGGGAACTGCGAGACGCCGGGAGGCATGTGGTAGGTGGCGGCCGCCGcggccgccgccgctgccgccgctgctgccgccgccgcgtTGTGTCCGGCCATGGCGTGGGGCGGCTGCATGCCCGCCGCCACGGCCGCCGCCTGCGAGGAGGGGCCGCTCGGTGGCGCGCGGTAGGCAGCGGCCCCCAGGGGCGCCCCCAGGCCGGGCGGCGCACCGTCCATGACGCCGCCGAACTTCTTGTAGGTCTCCTCGATGGGGCTCAGGATGTCGGACACGGAGAAGGGCGTCGTGTGCTTGGGGCTCAACGACATGGCTCGGCGGACGGCCAGGTAGGGGGGCCCGGGGCGGGCGCGGGCGGGACGCGGCGGCCGCTCGTCGCCGCCGCCACTTCGGCCCGGCGGCAGCGCCAGTGGAGAGCTGTCCGCGGCGCGGCGAGCCCCCGAGCTGCGGGATCTCGGGTTTATTTTAGTCCAGCGCCAGGTTTACGACAGACTCGGGGGGCGGAGCAACATCCCCAACGAGCAAACAATGGTCATTGACATCTTTTTCTCTCACCCCCCTTCCAGATAACGGAGGCAAAAAAGGTAAAGGGCCAGTTGGGTGTTTCTGGAAAAGATTGCCCCcctttctagctccatccatcgCGCTTCTTTCCGGGTTACCTTTAGCCCTAGAGAAATAAAAAACTCAGAGCCCACTGAAAGCCACGCTTGTTTCATGCAGACTGTGAGTTTTCCTAAAGTGACTTTGTGGCAAAGTTCAGTAGAACGTCGAGGGGTGGTGGAGGGGGGAGGACAAACAGCTGTTAAGTTTGGGAGGGGGATGTTTTTCAGGGTTCTCTTCCTTTCTAGCTACCAGCCCCTCACTGGCTCCATCATCTAAAGTGTTAAAAATAAAGGGGGCTCTTGGGTCCCACCATAAGAGCACATAAAGAGGAGAGGTACAATGACCGTCCTCTGCCATTGTAGGGCTCTCTAATTTATGCATCGTTAGATCCTTTAAAGCATCATTTTGTAGCCAACCTAACGGACACTTCCAAATTAGCTCAAAGTATCCAAATCCAAAGAAGAGGTACAACACGCAGAGAGAGATGCTGACTTGTAAGTATGGTGCTCCTACTCTCAGGGTAGAAACTGAACAAGATGAAGTGTATTTGCTAAAAAACGTTTCATATTTAATTTGCACCTTCATTACTGCTATCTTTTCTTTGTCCCCATCCCCAGAATCTGACTTAGGGTTTATTCTTCTGTCACATTCCTGATATGAGAgaatgatggaaagagaaaaagagagagggaagggagggggagggagggaaagatggagggagggaggaaaagagagagagagagagagagagagagagagagagagagaattcaagtATGTCTACTTGTTTGTAATGGATCTTTTGGTGGTGTTGGGGAAATAACCTGTTTAAAAAGTATCAACATTGATGTGGATGCAGGAAGCAGGTTAAAACGACAGCTCTCTTGAAAAAATTCAAACCCataagctgatttttaaaaaaattgtcgtTTCTTGGTATACAAATGTTCCTGCATAACAAAGAACTTATACTTTATGAACTTACAGTAAGTGCTGAacaagacaaaagacaaaga
It encodes the following:
- the Nkx2-4 gene encoding homeobox protein Nkx-2.4 translates to MSLSPKHTTPFSVSDILSPIEETYKKFGGVMDGAPPGLGAPLGAAAYRAPPSGPSSQAAAVAAGMQPPHAMAGHNAAAAAAAAAAAAAAAATYHMPPGVSQFPHSAMGSYCNGGLGNMGELPAYTDGMRGGAAAAATGWYGANTDPRYSSISRFMGPSAGVNVAGMGSLTGIADAAKSLAPLHAAAPRRKRRVLFSQAQVYELERRFKQQKYLSAPEREHLASMIHLTPTQVKIWFQNHRYKMKRQAKDKAAQQLQQEGGLGPPPPPPPPSPRRVAVPVLVKDGKPCQNGAGTPTPGQQPQAPTPAPELEELSPSPPALHGPGGGLAALDAATGDYGGGVLGANLLYGRTW